Genomic DNA from Fusarium keratoplasticum isolate Fu6.1 chromosome 2, whole genome shotgun sequence:
ATCGTGACGACGAGGAAACATGCGGCGACGGTCGTTGCGAAGAGCGACGACGTCATCCGCGATTTGGGGTGAAGAACGGGTGGCATGATCCCGGATCCAAAGAGTGAGGTTCGGGTGAGGGACTCTAGTGGTCTCAATTGACCGTCAGCGTGGGTTTTTGCGAGCTCCGGGTGCCATTGGACTCACAAGGCGACGGTAGCATCGTCCTCCCGACGCGTAGTGACCGGGTCGGCGAGTCGGCGGAGTCGAGGGATTTGTGGTGGTGTCGAGAAATAGCGAAGCTGCTCACCCAAGCCTGAGATATCGTGGGGCTCCCATTGGCTACCGGCTCTGAGGGTTCCTGTCGGGCGCGGCGCTACATAAATCCGCTTTCTTCGACCTTTGCGCCCCGTGTGGCGGGGCACAAGATGGAAGATCCAACCTATTTCGGCTCCACCCTCCCATTCACGGCATCACCCGCCAGCGCGAATCAATCGCGAAGACCAACCAGGCCAGGGCCATTTCCCCAAtttccatctccaacacacGCGACCGGCTTTTCTTGCTTCCCCGCGCCGTTATTTCGTTATCTTGCGCGAGATCGCCCAACGTTGCTCTCTCTTCACGACATGTTATGAGCATACGTACCGACACGATCCAGCATCTCCCACCGGCGCGCAAATCGCACGCCCACCTACCCTTGCAATCATGAGCGACCTCGACAAGTGAGGCTCaccaaggccgccgccgatCATGCTTGGATCCGCCAACTAACGTCGACCTCAGGGCGATCGCGCAGTTGCGCTCATGCCGACCGATCCCAGAAGCCCAGGTCCGCGAGATCTGCCACAAGGCGCGGGAGCTTCTCATCGAAGAAGGAAACGTCACCACTGTGATGGCGCCGGTAACGGTATGCGCCACCTCCACCCGAGGCTTGTGATGCTCGGAACGATGGCTGATGCCCAGATTTAGATATGCGGTGATATTCATGGCCAATTCCACGACCTGATGGAGCTGTTTAGAGTGGGAGGAGACGTCCCAGACACAAACTACCTCTTCATGGGTAAGCCGAGCACCTCCCTCCGTTCTCGCTCCGAGCCGCATCTCTGACCATGTTTTCTTCGCGCAGGCGACTTTGTCGACCGTGGTTTCTACTCACTAGAGTcctttctccttctcttATGTCTCAAGGTCCGATATCCTGACAGAATGACGCTCATCCGCGGCAATCACGAGTCCCGACAGATCACCACCGTGTACGGTTTTTACGACGAATGCATAAGAAAGTATGGCAGCGCAAATGTTTGGCGATATTGTTGTGATGTATTCGACTACCTTGCTCTTGGCGCGCTGGTGCTAGGCGCGTCAAACACTCTGTCGCCTGGCGAGcctgtcgacgacgacaccgaAATCGAAGTTTGCGACCAGAACGGCTCTATCATGAGCAGGTTCCCGAGGCGCAAGCCTGGAGAGAGCTCACAGGAGCAAGCGCAAAGTCCAGGGGGCACGACGATGGACAAGACGGGTCCTCCAGGCTCAGGCGCCTCAGGCTCCAGCGGCGGTTCTGTTGGAAACTTGGCTGGCGCCGTTCTGTGTGTTCACGGCGGCTTGAGTCCCTTGGTGGACACTGTCGACAAGATTCGCCTAATAGACCGGAAACAGGAGGTCCCTCACGAGGGTGCCATGTGCGACATCCTTTGGTCAGATCCTGATGAGATCGATGGTTGGGGTCTCTCGCCGCGAGGCGCAGGCTTCCTATTTGGCGCCGACATCGTCAAAGTCTTCAACCACCGCAACGATCTCAGTCTCATCGCCCGCGCCCATCAGCTCGTCATGGAAGGTTTCAAGGAGATGTTTGACGCAAGTATCGTAACCGTCTGGTCGGCCCCCAATTACTGCTACCGGTGCGGCAATGTTGCTGCCGTTCTAGAGCTGACCGAGGACAATTCTGGCATGGGACTGTTTGCCCGCAGCAACGGCGATGTCGGCCGCAGCGATGGCGGTGTCATGGTCGAGGGCAGCTTACCGCCCAGGGAAGGCCCTGCAAGGCGCTACCGTGTCTTTCAGGCCGCGCCGCAGGATTCTAGGGGCATgccggccaagaagccagtgGCGGACTACTTCCTTTGATTCCATGTCAGATATCCAATCTCTTCTTTGTTACAACCTTTCGATGGATGCCTTGTTCTACTCTACTGCACTTTCTTCTTTCAGACGCATGGCGGGCTTTGTATCACGGATTACCACGTTAGTTACCAGGTCTTGGGTCACGGATGGGAACGGAGTTTCGTGAAATGCAAGATTTTGTTATCTTTTTACTACCTGAGTAAAATGGGGGGTATCGTTGTACGCCATCCAAATGCTCATCAATGCGATCCATTCATGCAgtctctctcctctctccctctctctgcCTAACCAGGTGTGCCCAACTCACACCGAGTTGTCTCATACTTCAAATACGCCCGGGTGTCTCTGCTTCGGTGAGGCCCTAGATCGCGCCCGAAACAGCGTCAATCCCATGATATCATCGCCCAACTTATCAAAGCTCTCAATCGGCCCCCACCTCCCAGAGTCAGGGTGACGGTATACAAACTCCCGGAAGCGCGCTGCCATCTTGGGCTGCTTGCCCCGGCCCTGACGGGTCAAGAGGTCGGGCAGTTTGGCAAGCTGGTCATGCAACTTGGCTCGCGTCTCCGCCTTAGGTTGTCCAGAGATGGCGTCGCAAAGGTTAGATATGGTGGTGAGGACGTCGACTGCCTTCTCGACGTCGGCAATGCTAAACTCAGCATCGGCAGGTAGCATCATAGATGGAGATGTAAAGGGGGTCATCCTTGACAGCTTGCAGGCAAGCAAGTCTTCTGCGTCATCCTCGACCGTGCTAGAGGTTTTCGTGCTTGTATTCCGCACCGAATCAGAGGCAGCCTGGGAGTGCATCTGACTCTTGTGACCAGTCCGGCCTTTCACACCGCCCTGCTTGGGTTCCAACATGCTGCCTTCCCTCCTGGTTGTGGCAGAGTGTTCTCCAGCATCTTGTCTGGGCTGCGGCTTTCCACGGCTGTCAGTCTTATGCCCCTTAGTTACCAGCGAAAGCGCCTCACCTCCCACCTTAAATATCTGCCTCCGCACGCGTCGAAGCGACGGTCTGGGATTTAGCAATTTGCTGGATCCAGCTGGTCCCAGCTGCGCCCGCTCCATCTCTTTTCCATCCACTACATGCGATGTGAGACTGCTCACACTGTCTTCTCTCTTCGAGCCCTTGCCTCCGCCTCCAGAGAAGCGCTCAACACGCCGAACAAGGGCTCACTTCTTCTCCTGCGGCGCCACTTCGGGTGCAGTCGAGACCGATCGTGTCTGGGCGGAGTCTTTGGTCTTGGGGACGTTGGTGTCGATGGTGGAGTGGCAAGCAAGAGCTTGACCTGCGGGAGACCACTGGCTGGTGCAGTCAAAGGTATGCTGCGTCTGCGCTTGACTATTCCTCTCTCGTCGAACTGTTGTCCTTCGGCCGTGGGAGGGAGATTCGAGGTTTCTGGAGATTTGCGCTTGTTAGGGTTGTGGGCGTTATATGCTCGTGGTGTCATGTCCCGGGGCTGCTGGATGCTGTTCGGTGTACTTTCACTGAGAAGTATGGGTGCTTGTTCATGCCTCCACTCAGGGGCAGGTGAATTCGATGTGACCTTTCGAAGGCTTCCAATCCTCGTTGATCCCTCTCGCCCGTTGCTAAATCGAGGCATCTTTCTAGCTGTTGTTGTAGATTGCGATGAGCGATAGTTGAAATGGCAAACACTTGAAGTTTGCAGTTCTCGTATCCATCTCGCGAATCTCTTGAACAAATACTCAGCAAAGGCAAACCAGAACTCACATCCCTTTGTTGCCAGATCTTGCATCGTTAAAGTCCGGTCCTGAACAATACACAAGTGGCCTGGTGCAAGTTCTTTGAACTTTCTATCCACCGGAACAAGGGATTCGATCCCTTTCATCTCTGATCTTGTCGTTTTGCTCTCCGGGACATTACGCAACAAAGTATTTGTACTTTGTCCTTCATGTCAGCGAATGAAACATGGCCAGGTTGGTCAGTTACGCTTGAAGACTCTCCCTGGGCCAGTTGTTCGTCGTTCCCATGGAGTATTGTCGTCGGAATTTGGGGAGCCTGGATGTCAATAAAGCCGGTTTTAGGTTGAGCATGAATCAGCCAAAACCTCCTCTGTCTCGTAGTTCGTCCGTGGTGCCTTTCTCCTAGAACCGTCGATACCAGCCGGAGGTGTCATCGAGATGAGGTCCCGCATCGATCGAGCTGTTCTACAGAGATTAGCATAACTCCCCTCCCACCTCGGGCAGCCTGCCCGAGGTGGGAGGAGTTGCTAGCCGCCCTTGATATGGACCTCAAGCAAGTTTCGAGCGGTAGGTTCTAGGCCAGACTCAAACTCCTTGAAGGCCCCTAGTTCAGTCAACACGGTCCTGAAGGCCCAGGGTCTGGTCCAACGGGGCTGTGAAATGGGTTCATGGGGATGCTGTAGCCCAAAGTTGATGAGGCATCCCCAGGCATAGGTGCCACAGAATAACTATGCCGCCTCGGATCCTCTAACAAGGGTCCAGGTGCAGCCACTGGGTGGTAGGTTTCAGTGCGCGGTACTTGAGTGCCAGGAAACACCTGCGCGGCGTATTGCTGTGGGTGCATCTGTGACGATATCGATTGCCGTCCTATTGGAGTGGGAACGTTGGAAGGGAGAGGCCGGCCGTATGCTGGGCCGGGTTGGATAGCTTGCCCTGGCTCCCACAGGGAGGAGCTGCTCGTCGAGACACTAGCAATAGAGGTTTCGCGACTCTCTTGCGGCGGCACAACATAGGAGACACCGGGATCGAGAGGAGCAGGTCTCCTGGGCGCTATAACGTGCTGGAGAGACTGAACAGCGTCGCTAGGGTTGCTCGAGGGGAAGTGGGGGATTGGCGTCGGGTCGGTCTGGGCTGCCGCGCCTCCGGTGTGCAAGTAACTAGATATGTAATCATCGGTGATGCCGTGTCGGTTGAGGAGACCACGAAGCTGACGGTTCTCCTCAGCCACCCTCCTGGCGGCCTGCTGGACTTCAGAGGACGCCTCGACGCCCTGGAGCTCGTAGACTCGAAGCCGTTGCTCGAGCTCCTGGAGATACTCTCTTCTGCGAGCCCGCGACCTCCTTTGGTTGTCTCTTATCCGGGCAAGATTGGCTTTTTGCTATGGAGAGGAAAATGCTAAGATTAGGAACAAGGGTCGAGGGGAAAGGTTGAGGTTTGGGCTAGGGCGGGCCACATACTGCCGGCGTTGACATTTAGCCGTCTTGTGACTTGACAGAACAAGTAATAGAAGTTTCGCGACGAATGGAGGGCATCTAGGTCAGGTTGCGATTCTCGGAGCAATGGCTTGGGGAGCGcaaaggtggtggtggccggCCAACCCTGAGCAGGGTCGATGAAGCTGGagctgagctggagctggagctggatgatgaagctggagcGAGTTCAGACGAAAAGCAGACAGGCCCGGCAGATGACGCCTTTCCTTTTATCGAAAGGGGGAATGGGGCGCGAGGAGTGACATATAAGTTGCCGGGATTTTTACAACGAGCCAAAACGATAAGCTCACGAAGctgggagggaggagggcCGCCACAACAATCGAAGGCAGCCACAGCGAGCGACAACCACTTttgaagatggcaaaggAGCCGCCGGGGTCTATAAGTATCGAATACTTCTGCAGGAATCCAGGGCCCGTCCTAGCCCGGAGAACCCCATCGAACGGACGGGGCAGCCCTATTGGGACCACCACGACCGACGAGTCGGCGGGGATGCGAGACCATCGGTGCAAGTGGCAGCCCGTTGCGTCCAAAGGCCTGCAGGGCTACACTAAGAGCAGATTCGCGGGCTAGACAGCATACGGCACCGTACAGTAGAACCCTGGCGCATGCTGCAAAGAAAACGGCGTAGCTAGCTGTTGAAGCAGCGCAGCAACGCTGCGTTGCGCTGCCCAGGTCTAGGGGCCGAAGGCCCAGCACGACGGCCACCCAGCGCCACCAACTCATGGCGCCCGTCATGGACGAAATCGAGGCAAGCCACTCTCGGCACGAGTACCGCAACTGTTGCCAGCTTAGCTTGTCCAATATCTCCTTGCCTTTGAAGGAGGCGAACGAAGTTGCGTTGCGATTGCGTGGTAAGGGCGTGGACGCAAGCCGGGGGGGTGGCAGAGGTGTCTAGATAGAGACAGGATGGAGGTCAGGGTTAGTACTGTACAGCAAGGCTGATGGTTGGATTAGTAGATGTGTGTGTGCGAGTGTATGGAAAGCTATGAAACCACGTTTTCTTTCGAGACCCGGAGAAGCTGTGCCCAGCCAAGCTGTATGTACTGTAACCGACAACTCGAGCTGGAAAGCTGCTTCGTGTTGCCAGCCAGCGAGAAGGCCTGGCATAATTGGGCACAACGTGGCTGGGTAGTTTTTTGAGTTTACGCGAAGCGGAGTTGGAGCTGAAATGACGGAGGCCCGGTGCCAGGGAGCGACGAGGCCCGGTGCAGGTCCTGCACTGCAAGCCGGCGGTGCTAATAATGATTCAACGGGTCTCGGCGCGTGGTTGGACAGAGCCCAccggcggcgacgacattATTCGCTTCCTCCCAGTCGGCACCCTCTGGCGGGGATATGCACCGCACAGAGGGTTTCGCACCTCACACCCTCTCTCTTGGACCTCGCTGCAGAACCAGACGGACTGGCGTGTGCCGTTTCGCCCCTTGTGGCGGTAGAGGTGGTGGTGTAAGTCAGGCAGGGTGTGCTATGGCGAAGATCATAGCTGAGCCACGCTCTCATAACCGCGAATCCTTGAGGTCGGGTCATTGGAGACTTCAAGGTTTGAAAGTCTGAAGCCCTCCCAAACACACCGAGCTGCAAGACTCTTGTCGCCGCTCCTTGAATCGCGCGGCGGGCGTAACGCAATAGCGGGCAGGGCCAGAGGAAGCAACTTGGACGAGTTGAGTGGACTGCCGCAGCAGCATCTTCCCTGGCTCGACGGCAAACGCCTCTCGTCATTCGGCCATAGCGGCCGGCATCTTGGAGAGAGATTTGGTCTCAAGACAGGCATCCCTTTGGCTGCGAGCTAGGACCCTGGTGACACCATTCCCCACGCTACCGGACAAAGGCTAAGCTTTGCTAGGGTGCCTTGCCGGACGCCGTCTGTTTCTTTTGGGGAATATGTCGATGGACTTTTTTGAAGGAAATCAAGACCAGAGGCCGGTGATGCCGCTAACGAATGCACGGCCGCCCGCAGCCAGGGGAACGAATATGAAATCCGACGACAAGAGCTCTGGCGCCCGGTAATTCGGTTTGGCGATGGACCAAGACCGCAGCCCGATGCTGCGTTATGCAGAGCTGGATCTGATTGATCAACTCGTCGATGACGCCTGAGCGGGAATGTCCAGGACTGGGCTCGGGTGATTGTTGAGGAGGTAACCCATGACCATAATCCATACGGAGAGAGCGAGTGCTTAGCATCCAACGATTCAGTGCAGAATCGAGAACGCCGGGATCAGCAAACAAAGGGAACAGAGCAAGGCGAGACAGGCCCGAGCCTGGACCAACCGGACAGTCAATGTTGCAGAGGCCGTCGAGGTGGACAAGGACGCAATGTAACGCACGTGGAGTTGTACCCATGATTCAGAGAAGAAagcagtgcagtgcagttGAGCAGTCACTAGTAGGGGCGCAAGGTGTAGGTAGCGAGAGGAATGCAGCGAgctcaagatgaaggcgAGTTTTGTTTTGTTGAAATGTGAAAAGTGACCTGTTGACGCCCTTGTTTCTGCAGGTTCCAGGTTGTGTTTTACAGCTGCCGTAGCAAGGCACCGATTGAGGAGTTGGGCAGACCATGGCAGACGCGCCTGCGTCCCCTGGGTTGCGTGCCTGCAGTTTTTGTCGACCGACGTCCAGGCTGGACCTGAAATCTCGATCTTGGCGGAAGGTGACCTGGAACGCACCTTTCCCAAGGGTTTGGGACACCAGGTCTGGGGGGCTTTTTTGGGGCTGAATCCAGACAATTCGATGGGCGGCCCCCACACGGCATTTGCCGGCCGTTGGGGGTGGGAGCCTTTCCGACACGACGGGAGTCTTACTCTTACTCGACCTTATTAGGGGGCCAGCAGCCACAACCTACCATTGGATTGGGTACCGGGCCCCTCTGAGGTTGTAAGCCCGGTTGTCGCAATAACCACCAGGGGGGAAACTAGCTAATGAATTGTTGGATCTCTGCTACTATTGCAAAGAGGCTACGAGCTACTGAAACGCCTTCGGTCAAGAGAGGCTACTGTAATTAGCTAAACCGCCGGCACGGGCTGCGGGCGGCAATCAGTGTCACGAGCTGCCCAACTCGTCCCGCTAGCTAAGCGGCAATCGACAAGATGGGATATCATGGAGGAGGGGCCACGAGCTCAGGGTCTCGTCGAGGCTTGTCCTAGGGCGGAAGAGGTGAGACTGGTGAGTGCTCGTCTGTCCTATCGACGTCTTCACTACGTAAGACAGGGAATGGTGTGGTTGGACGATTTTCCTCAAGTCCCGGCGGTGGACTACGGCGCCGGCATTTGACCCGGGATTTTCCACTCTTTCATCTTCTCGTCAACTCCATACCAAAGCAGGGGGCGGCGACGTCACATTATTCAGGTGCTCCTGCTCTGCGCATCCCAGCCAATTGCTCCACAAAGAATAAACTACACGTTAAGACTGGCTCCCGGGACCATGGCGATGGGAGCCGGGGCGTCGGGCTTGTCGACCGCCTCCAaggtgttggtgatgctgcttGGACGGCGTCAGAAATCACACCCACCAAACGAAATAAGGAGCATCATACAAGGGGTGCCCGAGATCTCTCGCCATCACATCCCCCCCCTGATCCCGAGGATCTGGGAGCATGTAACGTCTTGGCAATAATCACCCCGGGAGCCAGTCGGCGACGCCCACTCACCAAAACAACCTGGGAagtagaaaaaaaaacacgTCGGTCATCATGATAAAGCAGACCTGGTGGATTTACATGACCCGCTATTGCCCGCTCCTGCCCGGGCTTTCCCCGGCCGCGGAGCTGCCGTTAAAGGTGGGTCACTGCGCCTCTTTCCCCCGGCATCCACTATCGgccactcctcctctcctctcctctcctgtCTCCTCCTTTCTTTCACTTACAGCCCGTACAAACCATCCCTCCCTTGCTTGCAGCTCCGTTTACTTCCACATTCCGACAAACATCCGCTTTTTGCCCCCTCAAGTCAGAAGGCCCAGCACAGCGGCGTCGAGATGCCGAGGGGCCGCGTCCAATCAGATCTCATACAGCCAGGTCATCAACACTCCGAGGGTCTGGGTGTGGCGCCGGGCGACTCAGGCTCATGCGCCGCAGATCGCCCACCAGAACCCGAACGAGCTGAACTGTCGGGCCGTCGACCACAGGTGAGCATGGTTTGTCGGAGGTTTTTCAAGGCCAATACGCACCGAGGACGCAGCCTACACGTCAGTTGCACGACtcaggatgacgatgaaaaACGTGGTTTTGCGGGTCGATAGGCATAGCCGATGGGAATCGGAAAAAAGCATGTGGCAGCTGTGTAACGTCGTGTCCCGCCTCGCTCAGGCCTCTTGACCTTTTGCTTACCTGGGGCTTCCTTGACTCGAGCGGATTGACAGGTTGACAGCCATCTCTGGAGAGGCAAGTATCAAATACTTTGACTGATATTGGGCATGATATTCATGGCAACTCGGCTGAGGCCATCGCGATCCCACCCTCCTTGAGAGTCGGTCTGCAGTTAGTAAACTTTACCAGCTTGTCAACCACGTGCTCAACTGCCTTTGGTAAACTTCGTCCCGCAGCACCGTCTCGAACTCTTCCCGCTTCACTAGCAGCACAGCCTCATCGGCCGCCGCCCCAGTCTCGTGGAAGCGTCGTCTTGCCTCTCGAAACTCTTGCGTGGCCTGCCGTAACCTCACCTCCGCTTGACTCAATAAGCTTTCGCGGAGGCACTGCGCGCCGAGATGCGGGATCCAGCCCCAGTCCGGGAGTGTTCGCTGCGAGAGATGCAAACCCTCCTTTGTCAATAGTCTCGCCGGAACGCTGTGCCCGCAGCCCGGATATTTTAAGCAACTCCGGCAGAAGGGACAACTGTCGTGCCTCCGCAACCACTTGTCGAGACACCGTGAGCATGCTGTGTGCCCGCACGGCGTCATGCTGAAGGTTGTGTCGTCAACTAGTTCTGTATCCGACTTGATCTTGCAGTGAGCCTGACGGCATATCTGGCACTCCAACTTTGGAGGGCTATCAATAAGAAACGTGATCTTGGGGAACGGGAAGAACGATTCCTTTGGGTTATAGATCCGGTGGGGTTGAAACCATGATGAGAAGGCCGGCAAACCCTTGGACCTGAGCCATGAGCCGGAACCTATTGTTTGATGTGGTTGCGTCGATGGGGGAGCCGGATTCTTATCCGAGGCTCGAGTCCGTAGATACTTTTTACAGGTCCGTCGGGTGTGTTCTTCCGCCATTTTTATAAGCTTTACTTGCGTTTTGTTTGTCTGTTGGATTTGCTAGGTTGGTTTCCAATGTTGTTTGGTTGTGTTGGTTTCAGAGTGCTTGCAACTGGGTTGTTGCGTTATGATAAGTTGTGATTATTGACTACTGAATTATGCCGGTTCTGGCAAGGGGAACCTCTGAACAGGCCACTTACACGACAAGCCAGAGAGAGCACAGTCATGTCTGTTCGGCCATTCTTTACGTCGAGTCAAGGGGTGTCTTCTTTGTTCGATTCATTGTGGTTGTAAGTTGTCGCCCCGCAATGGGGGGTGTTCTCTTATCCACCAACATGTTGTTCTCCCTTCACTGCGGGACtttcgaggccaagacaacTTTGAAATTCCAACCAACAGACAATCTGCAAGTGTGGATGCAACGGTAGACAGGCAAGCACCGCCTCAAACATCGTCCCTGAAGTCCAAAGTGCTCGCGTTTCAGAAAGCCACTACTGGGGAAATTGCTCTAGGTAAGACATTAATAACGAGGCGAGCCCAGTCACAAACAGATCGCCAAGTGTTGCAGATTGCTGCCGCACGCAATAGATGATGTGCATACCAGCTCGCCTCacctttttttccctctGGGCGTCGAGATTTCCCTGTTCCGTCGACCGATTCTGCGCATCGCAATATTTGCTACTGGTGTTGTCCGCGGGGAGGACCGGAGTCGGTCCGAGGCGCTACGGAACATTGCGACTTCACTCTTGGCCTCTTTGATTTGCCAAAACGTACCTGGTTGAAGCCGCAGCGGTCCTAGTTCGCCGTAGCCCGTGGAGACACTTGAGATTAACGGCGACCAAAAAAAGTGACCTGTTATATCTAGATGTGTCCTCTCATGAAGCCCTTCATGATCCCCCCCCTCATCTTGGGTCTTTTGAAACTCCCAGCAGCAAACTTAGTACTGAGTTCGGCTGCAACTCCTCAATTCCCGGTGATGGAATGTTTACGTCAGGGCTACGTCGAATCGCCCATTTTTAAAGTGCGGCTCAAAAAGGAACCCGCGTCTGATTTACGGGCCTTGGCAATGGACGGCGCCGTCGTCTCCCTAGTGCCTCAAGACCAAATCCCCGCTTCCAAAACGTAGTCTGGCGACTCGGCCGAGGGATCCGCTGCGAACGGGCCTTTTGCTGGGTCACTGGTTTTCATGTGTTTTCCTCTTTCCGGGTTGTGGTACCGCACCGAGGAAATCAAGGACCCGAGGCATTGTCGGCCCGGGGAGAAGACGGAGTGCCGGTGCCCACCTGCCGGAAAAGTGGACCCGGCCGGAGTCCGGCTTTGGATACGAACACCGGCTCTTAGATCGGGAAGTGGGAGCGATGATTCGGCGAACAAAAAGGACATGGATCAAGTCATGATATTCCACCGCTGCTTCAAAAAGAATAGTGTTTATTCCATTGCGGGAATAGTGGTGGGACTTGCGACTCGTCTTGATGACAGCCCTTCGGGCCGGCTCGAGCGTACACCTCGGCGTGCTTGGAAGTTGGCTCTGTAACATCGCAAAACAACGAGGTGTTCGGGCTGTGCAGCATGCATTACTATGCTATGTATGTACTATGTACAATGAACAATCCAGTCGGTCGCATGAACTAATGTTAGCCGTTGGATCAGCGACAGGGTTGGGCGCCCCGTCCCCTTTGTCTCCATCAGCTCATCTCGCCTGGTCTCAGCCGCTCCCCACAATGTTGGCTGCTGATTCTCGGTCGTAAAAAAAATCCCGAGACAGAAGTTTTTTGCGTTCTTCTTCCCGGGGCATCAAGGCTATTGTTTCGCCGAGATCTGGCTCGGGTAGCAAGTAACGACGCCAGTATGGGAGTTGTTGATAGATGGACACATTCTCAGTCCATTTGGGCGACCTTCAAACTTGGACTTGTGGATCCACCCTTGGTTGCCCTGGTTCCCGTTGCTGGGGACTAACTAAACAACACTTGGACCAGGATCTTTTACCAAGTCAAATAACCGAGCGAATCCTCCTTTCCTACGTCTGTCAGCCTCGAGCATCCTCCTATGAAAGTTCCCTGTATCATGCTATAGCGGAGTGCTCTTGGCATCTACGTTGGGCACTGCATCGCTGTCCATGCATCTCGGCTCGTGTTTCACTGCGTCATTGCATCCGGTTCAGATCAGCCCACGGCATGACTGCCAGCCAACCCATGcacgaagaagaaaaaaacagCCTTATTAGGGGGCTGCCGAGCAACTGTGACTATCACTTGACCAATGCACTTTCTTGTATTTGACCTCGTAGCTTCCCTCATCAGCGGCTGCTATCTGCCTGTCATCTAATAAACTTCCCGTCTCTGCTCGCCTGGTGTAAACTCCTCCCGAAGCCTCATCCATATTCGCATCGCTTTGACATATTCTCACAAATCTACACTACTTCAACTATCATCATGCCCTCTTTCAAGACCGTCTTCGCTTCGGCTGCCCTGGCCTGCCTCGCCAGCGCCGAGACCATCAAGGTCACCGCCTCCAGCGACAACAAGTTCGAGCCcgatgagatcaaggctgagaagggtGATATTATTGAATTCCACTT
This window encodes:
- a CDS encoding Serine/threonine-protein phosphatase gives rise to the protein MSDLDKAIAQLRSCRPIPEAQVREICHKARELLIEEGNVTTVMAPVTICGDIHGQFHDLMELFRVGGDVPDTNYLFMGDFVDRGFYSLESFLLLLCLKVRYPDRMTLIRGNHESRQITTVYGFYDECIRKYGSANVWRYCCDVFDYLALGALVLGASNTLSPGEPVDDDTEIEVCDQNGSIMSRFPRRKPGESSQEQAQSPGGTTMDKTGPPGSGASGSSGGSVGNLAGAVLCVHGGLSPLVDTVDKIRLIDRKQEVPHEGAMCDILWSDPDEIDGWGLSPRGAGFLFGADIVKVFNHRNDLSLIARAHQLVMEGFKEMFDASIVTVWSAPNYCYRCGNVAAVLELTEDNSGMGLFARSNGDVGRSDGGVMVEGSLPPREGPARRYRVFQAAPQDSRGMPAKKPVADYFL